In the genome of Cellvibrio sp. KY-YJ-3, one region contains:
- a CDS encoding DUF3617 domain-containing protein, with amino-acid sequence MKPVMNKTMKPSMKRAFLLGAVMTLALPAVAESVKVDMAPGLWENKMQYTGDGAAQMQQMQSAQMETAMAEMKKQFAAMPPEQRKQMEALMEQSGMKMSEEGMSFENNQVSVSADGATVKNCVTQAQIDSGDMGMDDSEDCTSTLTQVSSNRFKSVQVCTGENPSRSEGDIVFSSPKRYSGTGMMTQTVNGQPHKVTVAIDGTWLGSDCGDIQPQ; translated from the coding sequence ATGAAACCTGTGATGAATAAAACAATGAAACCTTCAATGAAACGCGCCTTTTTGCTGGGCGCAGTGATGACATTGGCACTGCCAGCGGTCGCCGAGTCGGTCAAGGTGGATATGGCACCCGGCCTGTGGGAAAACAAAATGCAATATACCGGCGATGGTGCGGCCCAAATGCAGCAAATGCAGTCGGCGCAAATGGAAACCGCCATGGCCGAAATGAAAAAACAATTTGCCGCTATGCCGCCCGAACAGCGCAAACAAATGGAAGCGTTGATGGAGCAATCGGGCATGAAAATGAGCGAAGAAGGTATGTCCTTTGAGAATAATCAGGTTAGTGTTTCTGCCGATGGCGCCACCGTAAAAAATTGCGTTACCCAGGCGCAAATCGACAGCGGTGATATGGGCATGGATGACAGTGAGGATTGCACCTCTACACTGACTCAGGTTAGCAGCAACCGTTTCAAATCCGTTCAGGTTTGCACCGGCGAAAATCCGTCGCGCAGTGAGGGCGACATAGTATTTAGTTCACCCAAACGTTACAGCGGTACCGGCATGATGACCCAAACCGTGAATGGCCAGCCGCATAAGGTAACCGTTGCGATAGACGGCACCTGGCTGGGGAGCGATTGTGGCGATATCCAACCGCAATAA